In the Vogesella sp. XCS3 genome, CTTCAGCGTCCACAATATCGCCCACCACACGGCCGGTAAGTTTGCCGTCCACTATCTCCAGCTGGTTGGCGTAGGTGTAATCCAGCCCCAGCTCGGCTTTCAGGCGCTCGGTAAAGTAGGTAAAGCCACCGGATACCAGCATGAATTTCACGCCGTGCTCGCGGCAGGCGGCCAGCAGCTCGCGGGCGCCGGCCATCAGCTGCAGGCGCTCTTCGTATACGCGGGCCAGCGCGGCCTCAGGCAGCCCGGCCAGCAGCGCCACGCGTTCGCGCAGCGATTGCGAGAAGTCCAGCTCGCCGCGCATGGAGCGGGCGGTGATGGCGGCGACTTGTGGCTTCAGGCCCTGCATGTCGGCGATCTCGTCGATGCACTCGATGGTGATCAGCGTGGAATCCATATCGGACACAATCAGCCCGAAGTCGGCAAAGCGGCGGCTGCTGTCTACGTAGTTGGCGTCCACGCCCAGGCGGCTGGCGCGTTCCAGCACCAGCTCGCGGCGCGCTGGGTTGGCCGCAGCCAGACGGGCGATGCCATCGACAGGTGTCACCGGCTCGCTACCGGCCAGAATGGCCAGCTCGGTGACGCGGGCAGAATCGAGATGCGGGGCTTGCAGAACCAGGGTAGGGCTGACGCTCATGATATCGGTGGCAGGGTGATGGATGACTGCCCGCGATT is a window encoding:
- the serB gene encoding phosphoserine phosphatase SerB; the protein is MSVSPTLVLQAPHLDSARVTELAILAGSEPVTPVDGIARLAAANPARRELVLERASRLGVDANYVDSSRRFADFGLIVSDMDSTLITIECIDEIADMQGLKPQVAAITARSMRGELDFSQSLRERVALLAGLPEAALARVYEERLQLMAGARELLAACREHGVKFMLVSGGFTYFTERLKAELGLDYTYANQLEIVDGKLTGRVVGDIVDAEAKRRLLIEKRSELGLAPEQVIAMGDGANDLLMLAEAGVGVATHAKPVVKAQAQYSLNVSGLDGIRKLFL